A stretch of the Octopus bimaculoides isolate UCB-OBI-ISO-001 chromosome 8, ASM119413v2, whole genome shotgun sequence genome encodes the following:
- the LOC128248514 gene encoding putative acyl-CoA synthetase YngI — protein MLNVGNARRLVIIQRKEMYDDSVKFAKVLMKLGIKKGEKIAFCAPNCVEWMSYDVGIMMTGAYSMRLMFGLADMKSVIEGCSAVVFGSKSIWDSFLSIAQINDNGKVSSEVCPNLRFAIDVSNTHGPANALSAAKLMAEVSDDVAVEFPYIDPEDIAVINQTSGTTGVPKRICHSHFNIINLPDECFSSTSISPVDVAFSGRPMGYIGGYPLLLLTKGAKHVTGDVGMLNDTKNFDFVVNLWQQEKCTIVGVAPQDLKRLGNRGFRVKTVLSGGDMLTHDAIEHSFKIADEFVIAYGTTEALIISSRFFTPENISQHRQGMLGLPFKGTEIKIVDEEKRVVDIGKAGYLYFRSKWTTKTFLDGTSCLEKGWYSTSDICYLTEDGDIIMIGRSTDFIKKCTVKLSIKLIEDYVERQPSVDAVVVVPIPDEEVGERVCACVTILPDHDFNEDELKTFCTETMPQPKSFDCVSMHPDYILYFPSFPTLASGKFDRKAITTLALKKVKDSKNN, from the exons ATGCTGAATGTAGGAAATGCAAGAAGATTGGTCATTATTCAAAG AAAAGAAATGTATGATGATTCGGTGAAGTTTGCCAAAGTACTGATGAAACTAGGAATTAAAAAAGGAGAGAAGATTGCATTTTGCGCTCCTAACTGTGTGGAATGGATGAGCTACGATGTTGGAATCATGATGACGGGAGCATATTCTATGAGATTAATGTTTGGATTAGCAGATATGAAATCTGTTATAGAAGGTTGTAGTGCCGTAGTATTTGGTTCTAAATCTATTTGGGACAGTTTCTTATCTATTGCACAAATAAACGATAATGGAAAAGTATCTAGCGAAGTGTGTCCCAATTTGAGATTTGCTATTGATGTGTCCAATACACATGGACCAGCAAATGCTTTATCTGCTGCTAAATTGATGGCAGAGGTAAGTGACGATGTCGCAGTTGAATTTCCTTACATTGACCCAGAAGATATTGCAGTAATCAATCAGACTTCTGGAACCACAGGTGTACCTAAACGTATCTGTCACAGCCATTTCAACATTATAAATTTACCAGATGAGTGTTTTAGTAGCACTAGTATTTCTCCTGTTGATGTAGCATTTAGCGGTCGACCAATGGGATATATTGGAGGATATCCTTTGCTGCTCTTAACCAAGGGAGCCAAACACGTCACTGGAGATGTAGGAATGTTGAACGATACGAAGAATTTCGATTTTGTAGTAAATCTATGGCAGCAAGAGAAATGTACTATTGTGGGTGTTGCACCACAGGACTTGAAACGACTTGGGAATCGTGGATTTCGTGTAAAGACGGTACTATCCGGTGGAGATATGCTTACACATGATGCAATAGAGCATTCTTTTAAAATTGCAGATGAATTTGTAATTGCTTATGGAACCACTGAAGCTTTGATTATATCCAGTAGATTCTTTACTCCAGAAAACATTTCACAACATCGACAGGGAATGCTGGGTCTACCGTTTAAGGGGACAGAAATCAAAATTGTTGACGAGGAGAAGAGAGTTGTGGATATTGGAAAGGCAGGCTATTTATATTTTCGAAGTAAGTGGACGACGAAAACATTTCTTGATGGTACCTCGTGTCTAGAAAAAGGATGGTATTCAACGTCAGATATTTGTTACTTAACTGAAGATGGTGACATCATAATGATTGGAAGAAGTACAGATTTTATCAAAAAGTGTACGGTAAAGTTATCAATTAAACTTATTGAAGATTATGTCGAACGTCAGCCGAGTGTAGATGCTGTGGTTGTTGTACCAATCCCTGACGAGGAGGTTGGTgaacgtgtgtgcgcatgtgttacCATTCTACCAGATCACGACTTCAATGAAGACGAATTGAAAACGTTTTGTACAGAAACAATGCCACAGCCAAAAAGCTTTGATTGTGTATCGATGCATcccgattatatattatattttccgtCTTTTCCGACGTTGGCTAGTGGTAAGTTTGACAGGAAGGCTATAACAACTTTGGCTCTTAAAAAAGTTAAAgattctaaaaataattaa